The Punica granatum isolate Tunisia-2019 chromosome 4, ASM765513v2, whole genome shotgun sequence genome has a window encoding:
- the LOC116206242 gene encoding rhamnogalacturonan I rhamnosyltransferase 1, whose translation MCKLEESDKQCSCRHGRFSRMGLVVLAEGKVRNFKNSVASKSRTKMWIVRAITAALIWTCVFQLVALGETWGPRLLKGWPSCFNQPEAGRELSNLVQESSAQATKVLLPPKRVYRNNGYLMVSCNGGLNQMRAAICDMVAIARYLNVTLIVPELDKTSFWADPSDFDDIFDVNHFITSLRDEVRVLRELPPRLRKRFELGAFHSLAPVSWSNISYYLHQILPLVQKHKVVHLNRTDARLANNGLPIEIQKLRCRVNFNSLRFTPRIEELGRKVVRILRENGPFLVLHLRYEMDMLAFSGCSHGCNIAEADELTRLRYAYPWWKEKVIDSQMRRKEGLCPLTPEETALVLTALGIDPNVQIYIAAGEIYGGQRRMANLSAAFPNLVRKETLLKPEELKFFQNHSSQMAALDYLVSLESDVFVPTYDGNMAKVVEGHRRFLGFKKTISLDRKLLVNLIDRYTNGLLSWDEFSSAVKEAHVLRMGSPRERVVIPDRPKEEDYFYSNPYECLQLLDEQVRSV comes from the exons ATGTGTAAATTAGAGGAATCTGATAAGCAGTGCAGTTGTAGGCACGGCAGATTCAGCAGAATGGGGCTGGTGGTCCTAGCCGAAGGTAAAGTTCGGAACTTTAAGAACAGCGTGGCTTCGAAATCCCGGACTAAGATGTGGATTGTTCGGGCGATCACGGCGGCGTTGATTTGGACTTGTGTTTTCCAGTTGGTGGCTTTAGGGGAGACTTGGGGGCCGCGGTTGCTGAAGGGCTGGCCTTCTTGTTTCAATCAGCCCGAGGCAGGAAGAGAATTATCCAATTTAGTGCAGGAATCATCTGCTCAGGCAACCAAAGTGCTCCTTCCACCAAAGA GAGTGTATAGAAATAATGGGTATCTAATGGTTTCGTGCAATGGCGGGCTAAACCAAATGCGAGCTGCG ATTTGTGACATGGTCGCTATTGCGAGATACTTGAATGTCACTCTTATTGTCCCCGAGCTAGATAAGACCTCCTTCTGGGCTGATCCAAG TGACTTCGATGACATATTCGATGTTAATCATTTCATCACATCTCTGAGGGACGAGGTCCGTGTGCTGAGAGAGCTTCCTCCTAGGCTGCGGAAAAGATTCGAACTCGGAGCTTTCCACTCACTGGCACCTGTTAGCTGGTCCAACATTTCTTATTATCTTCATCAG ATTCTTCCTCTGGTGCAAAAGCACAAAGTTGTTCACCTGAACAGAACAGATGCCCGCCTCGCTAACAATGGACTGCCAATTGAAATTCAGAAGTTACGATGCCGAGTGAACTTTAATTCCTTAAGGTTTACGCCCAGGATCGAGGAACTGGGCAGGAAAGTTGTCAGAATTCTGAGGGAAAATGGGCCTTTTCTTGTCCTCCATCTTCGTTACGAGATGGACATGTTGGCTTTTTCGGGCTGCTCTCATGGCTGCAACATTGCAGAGGCTGATGAACTGACTAGATTAAG ATATGCTTATCCCTGGTGGAAGGAGAAAGTTATAGATTCCCAAATgagaagaaaggaaggatTATGCCCATTAACACCGGAAGAAACAGCTCTCGTATTGACTGCATTGGGCATTGATCCCAATGTTCAGATTTACATTGCTGCTGGAGAAATTTACGGGGGACAGAGAAGGATGGCGAACCTGTCTGCCGCTTTTCCAAATCTG GTAAGGAAAGAGACCCTCCTGAAACCTGAAGAGCTGAAGTTTTTCCAGAACCACTCATCTCAAATGGCCGCTCTTGATTACTTGGTCTCTCTCGAGAGTGATGTATTTGTTCCCACGTATGACGGAAACATGGCTAAAGTTGTTGAAGGCCATCGCAG GTTTTTAGGCTTTAAAAAGACGATCTCCTTGGATAGGAAGCTTCTTGTGAATTTGATCGATCGCTACACAAATGGTTTGCTGAGCTGGGATGAGTTCTCCTCCGCAGTGAAGGAGGCCCATGTCCTTCGCATGGGCAGCCCGAGGGAACGAGTTGTGATCCCAGACCGACCGAAAGAGGAAGATTACTTCTATTCCAACCCGTACGAGTGTTTGCAACTCTTAGATGAACAAGTAAGAAGTGTATAA
- the LOC116205664 gene encoding F-box protein SKIP23-like, with amino-acid sequence MAITPSSGPSPDWTLLPKDVFGLVLDKLVDISDRIRTASVCKPWLSIAQDHSTRWLKPAPTQLPMLLVPTDDNSTTHRGLYCVDGNRVLGSRLHIPYSKRCCGSSHGWLIFAEEDLALTLFNPFSQETIHLPPVTRVPTAEEIGESYYNHEYEIRKVVLSKDPSLAPNDYEVLALYGFCDASLALFQSGENSWVYPKQENYEEYYFEDIIYSRGHRLALGSKWGVQKVLVSIVSDGEGIIRLGCIKRLKGRVEQSYIVDCGDSLMWIDRFYVQSDYIGDDDDDLGSSDDDADNHHDSTDEDDHDQDSSNDRATGYFEIDGKLYAYISDIHHLTSSFKVYQMKSIEGNIELVESDQLDGRALFLGHNHSCSILASDFPGCRPNCIYYMDDWMEAAYQPLGAIDIGVFSLEDQCTRPLYVPTPKQWELPPPIWIVPQGNPVNMLSLSD; translated from the coding sequence ATGGCTATCACACCGTCGTCTGGACCATCCCCCGACTGGACTTTGCTGCCGAAAGATGTCTTCGGCTTGGTACTGGACAAACTGGTGGACATCTCCGATCGCATTCGGACTGCTTCTGTATGCAAGCCGTGGCTTTCGATCGCTCAGGACCACAGCACGAGGTGGCTCAAGCCAGCTCCAACCCAACTCCCTATGCTGTTGGTGCCAACCGATGACAACAGCACTACGCATCGTGGACTGTATTGTGTGGACGGGAACAGGGTCCTCGGCTCTCGTTTACACATACCTTACAGCAAGAGATGTTGCGGCTCTTCACACGGATGGTTGATATTCGCGGAGGAGGACTTGGCCTTGACACTCTTTAATCCTTTCTCCCAAGAAACTATCCACCTCCCTCCCGTCACCCGAGTCCCGACCGCAGAGGAGATAGGGGAAAGCTACTACAACCACGAGTACGAGATCCGGAAGGTGGTGCTGTCAAAGGATCCATCTTTGGCTCCCAATGACTATGAGGTCCTTGCCCTTTATGGGTTTTGCGATGCAAGCCTCGCTCTATTTCAATCTGGAGAAAACTCTTGGGTTTATCCGAAACAAGAAAATTATGAAGAGTACTATTTCGAAGATATAATCTACTCTCGAGGACATCGTCTCGCCCTGGGTAGCAAATGGGGTGTCCAAAAAGTGTTGGTATCCATTGTATCCGACGGAGAAGGCATAATAAGACTGGGATGCATAAAGCGCCTGAAGGGGCGCGTAGAACAGTCCTACATCGTGGATTGTGGGGATTCCCTGATGTGGATCGACAGGTTCTATGTGCAGAGTGACTACATcggagatgatgatgatgacctAGGCAGCAGCGATGATGATGCCGACAACCACCATGACAGCACTGATGAGGATGACCATGACCAGGACAGCAGCAACGACAGAGCCACAGGATACTTCGAAATCGACGGCAAGCTGTACGCGTATATCTCAGATATTCACCACCTGACATCATCGTTCAAAGTCTACCAGATGAAGAGCATAGAGGGGAACATAGAGCTGGTTGAGTCGGATCAACTCGACGGTCGAGCTCTATTCCTTGGTCATAATCATTCATGCTCGATCTTGGCTTCTGATTTTCCGGGGTGCAGGCCTAACTGTATCTACTACATGGATGATTGGATGGAAGCGGCTTATCAACCTCTTGGGGCAATCGACATCGGAGTCTTCAGCCTCGAAGATCAATGCACCAGACCACTCTATGTCCCAACTCCCAAGCAATGGGAGTTGCCACCGCCGATTTGGATCGTTCCGCAAGGCAACCCGGTTAATATGCTCTCACTTTCTGATTAA
- the LOC116203093 gene encoding F-box protein SKIP23-like, with the protein MDILSVIKSRVFISSSLDMAITWSSGPSPDWTLLPKDVFGLVLDKLVDISDRVRTASVCKPWLSIAQDHSMRWLKPAPTQLPMLLVPTDDNSTTHRGLYCVDGNRVLGSRLHIPYSKRCCGSSHGWLIFAEEDLALTLFNPFSQETIHLPPITRVPTSEEIGESYYSHEYEIRKAVLSKDPSLAPNDYEVLALYGFCDARLALFQSGENSWVYLKQENYEEYYFEDIIYYQGHRLALGSKCCVYKVLVSVVSDGEGIIRLGCIKRLKSRAEQSYIVDCGDSLMWIDRFYVQSDYIGDDDDDDLGSSEDDADDHQDSTDEDDHDQDSSNDRATGYFEIDGKLYTYISDIHHLTSSFKVYQMKSIEGNIELVESDQLDGRALFLGHNHSCWILASDFPGCRPNCIYYMDDWMEAAYQPLGAIDIGVFSLEDQCTRPLYVPTPKQWELPPPIWIVPQGNPVNMLSLSE; encoded by the coding sequence ATGGACATACTCTCAGTTATCAAGTCGCGCGTCTTCATATCTTCTTCTCTAGATATGGCTATCACATGGTCGTCTGGACCATCCCCCGACTGGACTTTGCTGCCGAAAGATGTCTTCGGCTTGGTACTGGACAAACTAGTGGACATCTCCGATCGCGTTCGGACTGCTTCTGTATGCAAGCCGTGGCTTTCGATCGCTCAGGACCACAGCATGAGGTGGCTCAAGCCAGCTCCAACCCAACTCCCTATGCTGTTGGTACCAACCGATGACAACAGCACTACGCATCGTGGACTGTATTGTGTGGACGGGAACAGGGTCCTCGGCTCTCGTTTACACATACCTTACAGCAAGAGATGTTGCGGCTCTTCACACGGATGGTTGATATTCGCGGAGGAGGACTTGGCCTTGACACTCTTTAATCCTTTCTCCCAAGAAACTATCCACCTCCCTCCCATCACCCGAGTCCCGACCTCAGAGGAGATAGGGGAAAGCTACTACAGCCATGAGTATGAGATTCGGAAGGCGGTGCTATCGAAGGATCCATCTTTGGCTCCCAATGACTATGAGGTCCTTGCCCTTTACGGGTTTTGCGATGCAAGACTCGCTCTATTTCAATCTGGAGAAAACTCTTGGGTTTATCTGAAACAAGAAAATTATGAAGAGTACTATTTCGAAGATATAATCTACTATCAAGGACATCGTCTCGCCCTGGGTAGCAAATGCTGTGTCTATAAAGTATTGGTATCCGTTGTATCCGACGGAGAAGGCATAATAAGACTGGGATGCATAAAGCGCCTGAAGTCGCGCGCAGAACAGTCCTACATCGTGGATTGTGGGGATTCCCTAATGTGGATCGACAGGTTCTATGTGCAGAGTGACTATATcggagatgatgatgatgatgacctAGGCAGCAGCGAGGATGATGCCGACGACCATCAGGACAGCACTGACGAGGATGACCATGACCAGGACAGCAGCAACGACAGAGCCACAGGATACTTCGAAATCGACGGCAAGCTGTACACGTATATCTCAGATATTCACCACCTGACATCATCGTTCAAAGTCTACCAGATGAAGAGCATAGAGGGGAACATAGAGCTGGTTGAGTCGGATCAACTCGACGGTCGAGCTCTATTCCTTGGTCATAATCATTCTTGCTGGATCTTGGCTTCTGATTTTCCGGGGTGCAGGCCTAACTGTATCTACTACATGGATGATTGGATGGAAGCGGCTTATCAACCTCTTGGGGCAATCGACATCGGAGTCTTCAGCCTTGAAGATCAATGCACCAGACCACTCTATGTCCCAACTCCCAAGCAATGGGAGCTACCACCACCGATTTGGATTGTTCCGCAAGGCAACCCGGTTAATATGCTCTCACTTTCTGAATAA
- the LOC116202300 gene encoding U3 small nucleolar ribonucleoprotein protein IMP3 has protein sequence MRKLKFHEKKLLKKVNFLEWKREGGHREAQVMHRYHVTGRDDYKKYSSLCRMVQKLVSILKQMDPRDPFRIEMTDMLLDKLYNMGVIPTRKSLALCDRLSVSSFCRRRLSTVLVRLKFAEHLKEAITYIEQGHIRVGPETVTDPAFLVTRNMEDFITWVDSSKIKRKVLQYNDKLDDYDAMN, from the exons ATGAGGAAGCTAAAGTTCCATGAGAAGAAGCTACTAAAGAAGGTCAATTTCCTCGAATGGAAGCGCGAGGGAGGCCACAGGGAAGCTCAAGTCATGCACCGCTATCATGTCACCGGAAGAGACGATTACAAGAA GTATTCGAGCTTGTGTCGGATGGTGCAGAAGCTTGTTAGCATATTGAAGCAGATGGATCCTAGAGACCCTTTTCGTATCGAGATGACCGATATGCTCCTTGATAAGTT GTATAACATGGGCGTGATTCCGACCCGGAAGAGCCTTGCTCTCTGTGATCGGTTATCAGTATCATCCTTTTGCAG GAGGAGACTCTCAACAGTGTTGGTCAGATTAAAGTTTGCAGAGCACTTAAAGGAAGCCATTACCTATATCGAGCAGGGCCACATTCGAGTGGGGCCTGAAACTGTTACTGACCCTGCCTTCCTCGTGACGAGAAATATGGAAGATTTCATCACATGGGTGGACTCATCCAAGATAAAGAGGAAGGTGCTACAGTATAATGACAAATTGGACGATTACGATGCTATGAACTGA
- the LOC116204938 gene encoding vegetative cell wall protein gp1 gives MHWFLIVLLFLSSAVFGASEGTGHGNKKLPSAVVVGTVYCDTCFQQGFSKASRFLSGASVAVECKAGPSGQVFRQEVKTNKQGEFRVKLPFSVAKHVRKIKSCSVELISSNEPYCSVASAASSDSLRLQSRRQGTHIFSAGFFTFKPLNQPNMCNEKPSLEEVNSNKAVVPPNFDPTFPPPLQDPPTPSTGFLPPLPFLPNLPPLPQLPPLPSLPGLPNIPPKTEKTTRDDNLNAKLKSDSSVADQKLTYPEFFFPPNPFRPPSVFPPNPLQPPSLLPPSPLQPAPLLPPNPLQPPPAPLIPLPPIPGLTPPPPTPGLPFPFPQPPFPPSTSFPGVPPASSSSSSSSSPAETSSP, from the exons ATGCATTGGTTCCTCATTGTTCTTCTGTTCCTGAGTTCTGCAGTGTTCGGCGCTTCCGAAGGCACAGGCCATGGGAACAAGAAGCTCCCATCTGCTGTAGTAGTTGGGACTGTTTATTGTGACACCTGCTTCCAGCAGGGATTCTCCAAGGCCAGCCGCTTCCTTTCAG GTGCATCAGTTGCGGTGGAATGCAAAGCCGGGCCCTCTGGCCAGGTTTTCCGTCAAGAAGTGAAAACGAACAAGCAGGGAGAGTTCAGGGTCAAGTTGCCGTTCTCAGTCGCAAAACATGTGAGGAAGATCAAAAGCTGCTCGGTGGAGCTCATCAGTAGCAATGAGCCATACTGTTCCGTGGCATCAGCAGCATCTTCTGATTCGCTCCGACTGCAGTCTCGAAGGCAAGGGACCCACATTTTCTCCGCTGGGTTCTTCACATTTAAGCCATTGAACCAGCCAAACATGTGCAATGAAAAGCCTAGTCTGGAAGAAGTCAATTCCAATAAAGCAGTGGTTCCTCCAAATTTTGATCCAACTTTCCCTCCTCCACTCCAAGACCCTCCAACGCCATCCACAGGCTTCCTCCCTCCCCTACCTTTCCTTCCGAACCTTCCGCCTCTACCACAACTGCCCCCTCTGCCTTCCCTCCCAGGCCTTCCGAATATCCCACcgaaaacagaaaaaaccacCAGAGATGATAACCTTAATGCCAAGTTGAAGTCGGATTCGTCAGTAGCTGACCAGAAGCTGACCTATCCGGAATTCTTCTTCCCGCCAAACCCTTTTAGGCCGCCTTCAGTATTCCCACCCAACCCGCTCCAACCGCCATCACTTCTCCCTCCTAGCCCACTTCAACCAGCACCTCTTCTACCCCCTAACCCACTCCAGCCTCCACCAGCGCCACTGATTCCCCTGCCTCCGATTCCGGGATTGACTCCACCTCCCCCAACACCGGGCCTGCCATTCCCTTTCCCTCAGCCCCCTTTCCCGCCATCAACTTCCTTCCCCGGAGTGCCGCcggcttcttcctcctcctcctcttcttcttctccagcTGAAACTTCCTCCCCTTGA